Proteins from a single region of Starkeya sp. ORNL1:
- a CDS encoding glycosyltransferase family 39 protein: MLWSAPWIEALRVRPALAVMVAAVLFALLWTLVPLLFFYSPPALLLEHVVYAREWRAGADAGGPLAAWLVGVAFTAGGMTAVYLLFAAASIAAVWLAFDIARRLLGRTLGATAALLFLAMLAMGSAAPPFAPDRLILPVTLWLTREAWRVLGEAETEAWPALAAAAGVALFAGWSGWVSVVAVGVLLFTTPQGRVALKAPEMIRGAVVGVSFLIPFGAWAAFVLLEQGLAGSAFAPYSLVALAVSALVALAPGLLIALCAGPVGDRSHVGDVPELLRPPLPGFARPFLSALAGWPLLFLVVPAMFGASLSLWGVTAVAAFALWLVSLRGERAGLHRHGLVALLWLACLLAPPIVAAATVWAAPHLRPAGEDVNFPAQAIARPLTEITARRTGSPPRIIAGDLFLSGAIALASSAHPTVMPGADPARAPWISAEELARDGAVVVWSITDPSGEPPFEIRSRWPDLRPQAPLVVQWAIPGKLEPVRVGWAIVPPQPVPAATTPPQPLVVPAPMPPGAAPKPPAPEPPAPAPAVPAPAAPAQ; encoded by the coding sequence TGTGGTCGGCGCCGTGGATCGAGGCGCTGCGGGTCCGCCCGGCGCTTGCCGTGATGGTCGCCGCGGTGCTGTTCGCGCTGCTCTGGACCCTGGTGCCGCTGCTGTTCTTCTATTCGCCGCCGGCGCTGCTGCTTGAGCACGTGGTCTATGCCCGCGAATGGCGCGCCGGAGCCGATGCCGGCGGACCGCTGGCGGCGTGGCTGGTCGGCGTCGCCTTCACTGCCGGCGGCATGACGGCGGTCTATCTCCTGTTCGCGGCCGCCTCGATCGCGGCGGTCTGGCTCGCCTTTGACATTGCCAGGCGTTTGCTTGGGCGCACGCTTGGCGCAACTGCGGCATTGCTGTTCCTCGCCATGCTGGCCATGGGCAGCGCCGCGCCGCCCTTCGCCCCGGACCGGCTGATCCTGCCGGTGACGCTGTGGCTGACGCGCGAAGCCTGGCGCGTGCTCGGCGAGGCGGAGACCGAGGCGTGGCCGGCGCTGGCCGCCGCCGCCGGCGTCGCCTTGTTTGCCGGCTGGTCGGGCTGGGTGAGCGTGGTCGCGGTCGGCGTGCTGCTGTTCACCACGCCGCAGGGGCGTGTCGCGCTGAAGGCGCCCGAAATGATCCGCGGCGCCGTGGTCGGCGTGAGCTTCCTGATCCCGTTTGGTGCCTGGGCGGCATTCGTGCTGCTGGAGCAGGGGCTGGCCGGCTCGGCCTTCGCACCCTATTCGCTGGTGGCGCTCGCCGTCAGCGCGCTGGTGGCGCTGGCACCGGGACTGCTGATCGCGCTCTGCGCCGGTCCGGTGGGCGACCGCTCGCATGTCGGCGACGTACCGGAACTGCTGCGCCCACCGCTCCCAGGGTTCGCGCGACCCTTCCTCTCGGCGCTCGCCGGCTGGCCGCTGCTGTTCCTGGTGGTGCCGGCGATGTTCGGCGCCAGCCTGTCGCTCTGGGGCGTCACCGCGGTCGCCGCCTTCGCGCTCTGGCTGGTCTCGCTGCGCGGCGAGCGGGCCGGGCTGCACCGGCACGGCCTCGTTGCGCTGCTCTGGCTGGCCTGCCTGCTGGCGCCGCCGATCGTCGCCGCCGCGACGGTGTGGGCGGCGCCGCATCTGCGCCCGGCCGGAGAGGATGTGAACTTCCCGGCCCAGGCTATCGCCCGCCCGCTGACCGAGATCACCGCGCGGCGCACCGGCAGCCCGCCGCGCATCATTGCCGGCGATTTGTTCCTTTCCGGGGCGATAGCTCTGGCCAGTTCCGCGCACCCGACGGTGATGCCCGGCGCCGATCCGGCACGGGCGCCCTGGATCAGCGCCGAGGAGTTGGCGCGCGATGGCGCCGTGGTGGTGTGGAGCATCACCGATCCCAGCGGCGAGCCGCCCTTCGAGATCCGCTCGCGCTGGCCGGACCTGCGGCCGCAGGCGCCGCTGGTGGTGCAATGGGCGATCCCCGGCAAGCTCGAGCCGGTGCGGGTCGGCTGGGCCATCGTGCCGCCGCAGCCGGTGCCGGCGGCGACCACGCCGCCGCAACCGCTCGTGGTGCCGGCGCCTATGCCGCCGGGAGCCGCGCCCAAGCCTCCCGCGCCCGAGCCTCCCGCGCCGGCACCCGCTGTGCCGGCTCCGGCCGCACCCGCTCAGTGA